A stretch of Vespula vulgaris chromosome 15, iyVesVulg1.1, whole genome shotgun sequence DNA encodes these proteins:
- the LOC127069315 gene encoding trissin receptor — translation MDFRRKKFVNFKEKEAMAIMESMLLFGEDTLIRSNNIPETSDYELDDSINGMFINNQSYYSYNDSLSEDYIFDRTDVKVIFILLYTIVFVCCLFGNLMVILVVTFSRRLRSITNFFLANLAVADFCVGIFCVYQTLINYLMNSWRLGNFLCKVYMFVHALSYTASILILMVVCIERYLATVHPMKCKSMLTRSRLRTVIGIVWIIAALYAAPRFIYFETIINELSDGSVDIICGPNMKKYKKHVLDAVNFIFLYLLPLALMSYLYTKIAIRLWRSGAALGRPGLVAKTRNGRVQHIHTSCRNVLRTRRGVIRMLIAVVVLFALCNLPQQVRIIWLHWGPNYDRTSNFTTLLTVSTFLISYTNCCLNPFLYAFLSRNFREGMREIPCCKGKGNRTAGGLAVTGCASGEITRQENGTNGNHLPHSLLVRLSSIQESPSTTHAIPRRNT, via the exons a TGGATTttagaaggaaaaagtttgtgaattttaaagagaaagaagctaTGGCTATCATGGAATCGATGCTTTTATTTGGCGAGGATACGTTAATAAG ATCAAATAACATTCCAGAAACGAGTGATTACGAATTGGATGATAGTATTAATGGAATGTTCATCAACAATCAAAGTTACTACTCTTACAACGATTCTCTGTCAGAAGATTACATCTTCGATAGAACTGACGTTAAAGTGATTTTCATCTTGCTGTACACGATCGTCTTCGTTTGCTGTCTATTCg GTAATCTAATGGTAATTCTCGTGGTGACATTTTCTCGTCGCTTACGAAGCATTACAAACTTCTTCTTGGCAAATTTAGCAGTAGCAGACTTTTGCGTCGGCATATTCTGCGTCTATCAAACtctgataaattatttgatgAATAGTTGGCGATTAGGTAACTTCCTCTGCAAAGTTTATATGTTCGTTCATGCATTATCCTATACGGCGAGCATTTTGATATTGATGGTAGTATGCATAGAGAGATATTTGGCAACGGTACATCCAATGAAATGTAAATCGATGTTGACCAGAAGTCGTCTAAGAACAGTCATTGGTATTGTATGGATAATAGCAGCATTATATGCCGCAccaagatttatttatttcgaaacgatCATCAACGAATTGAGCGATGGTAGCGTTGATATCATTTGTGGACCTAACATGAAGAAATACAAGAAACACGTCCTAGACGCTGTCAACtttatcttcctttatctCTTACCACTGGCATTGATGTCCTATCTCTATACAAAAATAGCTATCCGCCTTTGGAGAAGCGGTGCTGCTCTTGGTAGACCTGGCCTAGTAGCCAAAACTAGAAATGGTAGAGTTCAGCATATTCATACCTCTTGCAGAAATGTTCTGAGAACAAGACGTGGTGTTATAAG gATGCTGATTGCCGTAGTAGTACTTTTCGCACTTTGCAATCTCCCACAACAAGTTCGCATAATTTGGCTACACTGGGGTCCAAATTACGATCGAACTTCTAATTTTACTACTCTACTGACCGTATCGACTTTCTTGATATCTTATACGAATTGCTGCCTGAATCCATTTCTCTACGCCTTCCTTTCGCGTAATTTCCGTGAAGGAATGAGAGAAATTCCTTGCTGCAAAGGTAAAGGAAATCGTACAGCAGGTGGATTGGCTGTAACTGGTTGCGCCAGTGGTGAAATAACGAGACAAGAAAATGGGACCAACGGGAATCACCTTCCTCACAGTTTACTTGTACGATTAAGTTCGATACAAGAGAGTCCTTCTACAACACATGCCATACCAAGAAGGAATACTTAA
- the LOC127069312 gene encoding sodium-independent sulfate anion transporter-like isoform X2 has product MLTINNVCQHYLKPRLPICTWLPQYKLTWLIHDALAGLTVGLTAIPQGIAYAIVAGLSPEYGLYAGFMASFVYIIFGSCKNITIGTTAIMATMVQSFVLNYGPNMAILLAFLKGCIIMLSGILHLGFLLDFISLPVITGFTSAAAINIASSQFKQLFGIPGRTEGFLDSVEQVFSNLNAIRYQDTILGICTIIVLAIFKKLPGKRDGTWLQKVLWILISARNAVVVVAGTIIAYVFHYNGYEIFKLTGSMGKGLPPFKLPPFSTTFKNKTYNFVEMITIMGSTIISISIISTIEHIAIAKVFAKGKSLDATQEMFALGISNILGSFVSSMPITGSFTRTAVNHASGVKTPLGGLFTGCLVLLAAGFLTNTFRYIPKATLAGVIIFAMYYLLDFSTYLLIWRAKKVDFVVMIVTFLSCIFLGLELGIAIGIVSNLVTLLYFSAKPSFETRIEQNGDQRIIYIIPEEAIAFPAAEHLRANIMKLSEKNDCNVVLDLKNLKRIDVTVAKDHFHNPHFVF; this is encoded by the exons AtgttaacaataaataatgtttgtCAACATTATCTCAAACCTCGACTACCGATTTGTACATGGTTACCACAATATAAATTGACATGGTTAATTCACGATGCGCTCGCTGGTTTAACTGTAGGTCTTACAGCAATACCTCAAGGAATCGCTTATGCCATCGTTGCTGGACTAAGTCCCGAG TATGGTTTGTACGCTGGTTTTATGGCTTCCTTCGTCTATATCATTTTTGGATCTTGCAAGAACATAACTATAGGGACGACAGCTATTATGGCAACTATGGTACAATCATTTGTATTGAATTATGGCCCGAACATGGCGATATTGCTAGCATTTTTAAAAGGATGTATCATAATGCTGTCAGGCATACTTCACTTGG gTTTCCTTTTGGACTTCATCTCTCTTCCCGTTATAACTGGGTTCACTTCTGCCGCTGCGATTAATATTGCCTCGTCGCAATTTAAACAACTTTTTGGTATACCAGGAAGAACCGAGGGCTTTCTAGATTCCGTTGAGCAGGTCTTCTCGAATTTAAACGCGATCAGGTATCAGGACACGATCTTGGGTATTTGCACGATCATCGTTTTAGCTATTTTCAAG aaattaccTGGGAAGCGAGATGGTACTTGGTTGCAAAAAGTTTTATGGATTTTAATTTCGGCAAGAAATGCTGTTGTCGTTGTCGCAGGAACCATTATAGCTTACGTATTTCATTATAATggatatgaaatattcaaacttACAG GATCAATGGGTAAAGGTTTACCACCGTTCAAGCTACCACCTTTTTCAACGacattcaaaaataaaacatataattttGTGGAAATGATAACGATTATGGGATCGACGATCATTtccatttctattatttctactATAGAACATATAGCAATTGCCAAGGTCTTTG caAAAGGAAAATCTCTGGATGCAACTCAAGAGATGTTTGCTCTTGGAATCAGTAATATCTTAGGATCTTTCGTATCATCGATGCCAATTACAGGATCCTTCACAAGAACAGCTGTCAATCATGCGTCAGGTGTAAAGACACCTCTTGGCGGTCTATTCACAG gTTGTCTCGTCCTGCTCGCTGCAGGATTCTTGACAAATACCTTCCGTTATATTCCTAAGGCTACTTTGGCTGGTGTTATAATATTTGCCATGTACTATCTACTCGATTTTagtacttatttattaatatggCGTGCGAAAA AGGTAGATTTTGTTGTCATGATAGTGACATTCCTATCATGTATTTTCCTTGGCCTTGAATTAGGAATAGCCATTGGTATAGTTTCTAACCTAGTgacattattatacttttcgGCAAAGCCATCCTTCGAAACGAGGATCGAACAG AACGGCGATcaacgaataatatatataattcccGAAGAAGCTATTGCTTTCCCAGCAGCGGAACATCTACGTGCCAACATAATGAAACTTtctgaaaaaaatgattgcaATGTTGTACTGGACTTAAAGAATCTTAAGAGAATTGATGTTACTGTTGCAAAG GATCACTTTCATAATCCCCACTTCGtgttctaa
- the LOC127069312 gene encoding sodium-independent sulfate anion transporter-like isoform X1 has translation MLTINNVCQHYLKPRLPICTWLPQYKLTWLIHDALAGLTVGLTAIPQGIAYAIVAGLSPEYGLYAGFMASFVYIIFGSCKNITIGTTAIMATMVQSFVLNYGPNMAILLAFLKGCIIMLSGILHLGFLLDFISLPVITGFTSAAAINIASSQFKQLFGIPGRTEGFLDSVEQVFSNLNAIRYQDTILGICTIIVLAIFKKLPGKRDGTWLQKVLWILISARNAVVVVAGTIIAYVFHYNGYEIFKLTGSMGKGLPPFKLPPFSTTFKNKTYNFVEMITIMGSTIISISIISTIEHIAIAKVFAKGKSLDATQEMFALGISNILGSFVSSMPITGSFTRTAVNHASGVKTPLGGLFTGCLVLLAAGFLTNTFRYIPKATLAGVIIFAMYYLLDFSTYLLIWRAKKVDFVVMIVTFLSCIFLGLELGIAIGIVSNLVTLLYFSAKPSFETRIEQNGDQRIIYIIPEEAIAFPAAEHLRANIMKLSEKNDCNVVLDLKNLKRIDVTVAKNIKLLANDLSLRGQEIIYINSCKNIENVLKTIAPELQTEFRGTIIADMNG, from the exons AtgttaacaataaataatgtttgtCAACATTATCTCAAACCTCGACTACCGATTTGTACATGGTTACCACAATATAAATTGACATGGTTAATTCACGATGCGCTCGCTGGTTTAACTGTAGGTCTTACAGCAATACCTCAAGGAATCGCTTATGCCATCGTTGCTGGACTAAGTCCCGAG TATGGTTTGTACGCTGGTTTTATGGCTTCCTTCGTCTATATCATTTTTGGATCTTGCAAGAACATAACTATAGGGACGACAGCTATTATGGCAACTATGGTACAATCATTTGTATTGAATTATGGCCCGAACATGGCGATATTGCTAGCATTTTTAAAAGGATGTATCATAATGCTGTCAGGCATACTTCACTTGG gTTTCCTTTTGGACTTCATCTCTCTTCCCGTTATAACTGGGTTCACTTCTGCCGCTGCGATTAATATTGCCTCGTCGCAATTTAAACAACTTTTTGGTATACCAGGAAGAACCGAGGGCTTTCTAGATTCCGTTGAGCAGGTCTTCTCGAATTTAAACGCGATCAGGTATCAGGACACGATCTTGGGTATTTGCACGATCATCGTTTTAGCTATTTTCAAG aaattaccTGGGAAGCGAGATGGTACTTGGTTGCAAAAAGTTTTATGGATTTTAATTTCGGCAAGAAATGCTGTTGTCGTTGTCGCAGGAACCATTATAGCTTACGTATTTCATTATAATggatatgaaatattcaaacttACAG GATCAATGGGTAAAGGTTTACCACCGTTCAAGCTACCACCTTTTTCAACGacattcaaaaataaaacatataattttGTGGAAATGATAACGATTATGGGATCGACGATCATTtccatttctattatttctactATAGAACATATAGCAATTGCCAAGGTCTTTG caAAAGGAAAATCTCTGGATGCAACTCAAGAGATGTTTGCTCTTGGAATCAGTAATATCTTAGGATCTTTCGTATCATCGATGCCAATTACAGGATCCTTCACAAGAACAGCTGTCAATCATGCGTCAGGTGTAAAGACACCTCTTGGCGGTCTATTCACAG gTTGTCTCGTCCTGCTCGCTGCAGGATTCTTGACAAATACCTTCCGTTATATTCCTAAGGCTACTTTGGCTGGTGTTATAATATTTGCCATGTACTATCTACTCGATTTTagtacttatttattaatatggCGTGCGAAAA AGGTAGATTTTGTTGTCATGATAGTGACATTCCTATCATGTATTTTCCTTGGCCTTGAATTAGGAATAGCCATTGGTATAGTTTCTAACCTAGTgacattattatacttttcgGCAAAGCCATCCTTCGAAACGAGGATCGAACAG AACGGCGATcaacgaataatatatataattcccGAAGAAGCTATTGCTTTCCCAGCAGCGGAACATCTACGTGCCAACATAATGAAACTTtctgaaaaaaatgattgcaATGTTGTACTGGACTTAAAGAATCTTAAGAGAATTGATGTTACTGTTGCAAAG aatataaaattattggcGAACGATCTATCGTTACGCGGACAAGAAATAATCTACATTAATTCTTGCAAGAACATCGAGAATGTTTTGAAAACGATTGCACCGGAATTACAGACTGAATTTCGAGGAACTATCATTGCTGATATGAATGGTTGA